The genome window TGCCCTTCCACTTTTGGGCGAGCTTAATGCCCGCCATCGTCAATGGAAGAGGAGGGGAATATACGATGACGGCATCATGACAGGTGAGGCGCCTACCTTTAAGCCAATACTGGAAGGCCACAAAGAAGTGCTCAAAACCCCTAAGAAGTGGAACCCGTTTAGGGAGAGAAATCATCGGAAGGCGGTAAACCTTAACTCCGTTTAGCTCTTCTTCCTCGGGGAATTTCTCTTTATCGTCAGCCACATACCGTTGAGGCATGCTTGTAATTACCGTAACGCAAAAGCTTTTTTTCTTTAGGTGCTCAGCGAGTTCTGAGAAAAGCCGTGCCGCTGAATTAAGCACCGGTGAGTAGCTAATTGTCAAAAGCAGTATTTTCCTTGGCATCTCGTTTTTAAACTCCTTATTTTTACACTTAAGGTCTTGCGCTGAAATCTATTCAATTTTATCTTTATTCATGTTAAAGGAAACCCCCATCGGTTTTCCTTCAACCAGCGACTGCTCAATGGCAAAAGTCGCCATCGTTGTTTTGACGTATTCTTCAAAAGCTACAGGTGGCGGACCACCTCGCTCGATCGCAGAAATTAAGGCTTCAAATTCCCCCTCGTATCCTCTATCGATCGACAAGAAGCTTTTTTTAACTTTACGACGCCCGCCTCTGACAAAAACGGCTTTCTTAAAGTTATCGATAAGGCCCACCGTGCCTCCGCCGAATACTTCAACTTTTTCCCTCGAATACGACTTGTCGCCCCCAGCCACATACGCAATGGAACTGATAGCGCCATTGTCCATCTTCAAAGTTATAACGACGTTGTCGCTCGGTTTGTAAGCCTTAGACTCCAATGTCTCGGCATATACACGCACCGGTACTGACCCGGTAAGAAACTGAACGAGGTCCACAAAATGACAGACCTCCCCTATTATGCGCCCTCCGCCCTGTTCTGGGTCGTGCACCCAATGATCTGACGCCACTGGCCCTGCGTTTACAGTGCAACAAACGGCAAGAGGCTCAATGATGCTTGAAAAATGCTCCTTAAGCCAACGCACATAGGGAGAAAACCGCCTGTTAAACCCAACAAACAATACTGACCCGTTTTCCTTTTGGGCTTCATCGTAAGCTTTGGCAACGATGCGCAATTGCTCCTCATTTATCGCTAATGGCTTTTCCACGTAAATGTGCTTACCAGCACGCAAGGCCTCCGTCACAAAATGGGCATGCGAACTATGGCGTGTAAGAGCTATGATGAGGTCAATCTCCGGGTCGGCGAGAAGCTCCTTATAATCTGTGGTGCAATATTCAAAGCCAAACTTTCCCCCAGCATGTCGGCCGCTGTGACCGGTAGTAGTGGCTATACCTTTAAGCCTTATATCATGCTGGCGCTTAAGCACGGGAAGGAGGGTCGTAGTCGCAAAAAGCCCTGCCCCAATAACCCCAATGCCAACTGTCTTCTTCGTTCGCTCGATAACCCTCTCTGAATATGGCTTTAATTCTACTTTCTTGTCTTTAGGCGATTCCTTTACGGCCTTTGCCGCCTCCGGATAAGTAAGCAAAACGCCGATATAAGGTTCCTTGCCCTCCAAGATGAGCTTATAAGCCTCCGCGGCCTGCTCAATGGAAAACCTATGGGTGATTAAGTGCTTCACACTAACTGCACCCTTACCGAGTTGTGCTAAAAACTCCTCCAAGTTGCGCTTGGCCGTCCAGCGGCCATAGGCAAGTGGGTAATCAACCCCCTTTTCAATATAGAGGGAGTCAAAGGCCCCCGGCCCCCAGGCGCGCGACACCACAAGTTCGAGCTCCTTATCGAAGAAGGGCTCCCGTGGAACCACAAGGTTAATAAGGCCTGTCGCCACGATCTTAGCCCGCTCCCGTGCCACTTGAGCGGCAAGTTCCAAGGGTTGATTGCTTGAGGCAGCAGCCATAATAATCACCGCATCGGCGCCTTGGGGCGCAAATTCCCGCATTGCGTCCCCTACATCGGCCTGATCAATTACCGCCCCAGCTTCTAACCCATGCTCCAAAGCCATCTGAATTTTTGCAGGGGCTAAATCTGCCCCAAATACATGGCAACCAGCCGCCCGAAGAAGCTGTGTAGCGATCTGCCCTAAAAGTCCAAGCCCGATAACCACAACCCTCGACCCCAAAGACAGTTCCGCCAGCCT of Acetomicrobium sp. S15 = DSM 107314 contains these proteins:
- a CDS encoding Gfo/Idh/MocA family oxidoreductase, whose amino-acid sequence is MKQVIQSYKTGELAVVDVSPPAVKPGFVVVQSMASLVSAGTEKHMLEMAKKSLVGKAMARPDLVRQVIAKARAEGVLEAYHQAVNRLDTPVALGYSSAGTVIDVGRGVEGFSKGDCVACVGSGYASHAEIVCVPQNFCAKIPEGVDFESAAFVALGGIALEAVRLAELSLGSRVVVIGLGLLGQIATQLLRAAGCHVFGADLAPAKIQMALEHGLEAGAVIDQADVGDAMREFAPQGADAVIIMAAASSNQPLELAAQVARERAKIVATGLINLVVPREPFFDKELELVVSRAWGPGAFDSLYIEKGVDYPLAYGRWTAKRNLEEFLAQLGKGAVSVKHLITHRFSIEQAAEAYKLILEGKEPYIGVLLTYPEAAKAVKESPKDKKVELKPYSERVIERTKKTVGIGVIGAGLFATTTLLPVLKRQHDIRLKGIATTTGHSGRHAGGKFGFEYCTTDYKELLADPEIDLIIALTRHSSHAHFVTEALRAGKHIYVEKPLAINEEQLRIVAKAYDEAQKENGSVLFVGFNRRFSPYVRWLKEHFSSIIEPLAVCCTVNAGPVASDHWVHDPEQGGGRIIGEVCHFVDLVQFLTGSVPVRVYAETLESKAYKPSDNVVITLKMDNGAISSIAYVAGGDKSYSREKVEVFGGGTVGLIDNFKKAVFVRGGRRKVKKSFLSIDRGYEGEFEALISAIERGGPPPVAFEEYVKTTMATFAIEQSLVEGKPMGVSFNMNKDKIE